Proteins from one Parvibaculum lavamentivorans DS-1 genomic window:
- a CDS encoding S-(hydroxymethyl)glutathione dehydrogenase/class III alcohol dehydrogenase → MDVRAAVAFEAGKPLEIETVQLEGPKPGEVLVEIKATGICHTDLFTLSGEDPEGAFPAILGHEGAGVVVEVGAGVKSLAVGDHVIPLYTPECRECKSCTSRKTNLCTSIRATQGKGVMPDGTSRFSYKGKPVLHYMGCSTFSNYTVLPEIALAKVRKDAPFDKICYIGCGVTTGIGAVIFTAGVEPGANVVVFGLGGIGLNVIQGAKMVGANMIVGVDINPSREGLAREFGMTHFVNPKEIKGDVVGHIVELTGGGADYSFECIGNVNTMRQALECCHRGWGESVIIGVAGAGQEISTRPFQLVTGRVWKGSAFGGARGRTDVPKIVDWYMDGKINIDDLITHTLPLEDINKGFDLMHEGKSIRSVVVY, encoded by the coding sequence ATGGACGTGCGTGCGGCGGTGGCATTCGAGGCGGGTAAACCGCTTGAAATAGAGACGGTACAGCTTGAAGGCCCAAAACCCGGCGAAGTGCTGGTGGAGATCAAGGCGACCGGTATCTGCCATACGGACTTGTTCACGCTGTCCGGCGAAGACCCCGAGGGCGCCTTCCCCGCGATCCTCGGCCATGAGGGAGCCGGCGTTGTCGTCGAAGTCGGCGCGGGGGTGAAGTCGCTCGCGGTCGGTGATCATGTGATCCCGCTCTACACGCCCGAATGCCGCGAGTGCAAAAGCTGCACCAGCCGCAAGACCAACCTCTGCACCTCCATACGCGCCACGCAAGGCAAGGGCGTGATGCCGGACGGCACCAGCCGCTTCTCGTACAAGGGCAAGCCCGTGCTGCATTACATGGGCTGCTCGACCTTCTCGAATTACACCGTGCTGCCGGAAATCGCGCTGGCAAAAGTCCGCAAGGACGCCCCCTTCGACAAGATCTGTTACATCGGCTGCGGTGTCACCACAGGCATCGGCGCCGTCATCTTCACGGCGGGTGTGGAGCCCGGCGCCAATGTCGTTGTGTTCGGTCTTGGCGGCATCGGCCTCAATGTCATTCAGGGCGCAAAGATGGTGGGCGCCAACATGATCGTCGGCGTCGACATCAATCCGTCGCGCGAAGGCCTCGCCCGCGAATTCGGCATGACCCATTTCGTCAATCCGAAAGAGATCAAGGGAGATGTTGTCGGTCATATCGTGGAGCTGACCGGTGGCGGCGCGGATTACAGCTTCGAGTGCATCGGCAATGTGAACACGATGCGGCAGGCTCTCGAATGCTGCCATCGCGGCTGGGGCGAGAGCGTCATCATCGGCGTCGCGGGCGCCGGCCAGGAAATTTCGACGCGGCCGTTCCAGCTCGTCACGGGCCGCGTCTGGAAAGGCTCGGCCTTCGGCGGCGCACGCGGCCGCACCGACGTGCCGAAGATCGTCGACTGGTACATGGACGGCAAGATCAACATCGACGACCTCATCACGCATACGCTGCCGCTCGAAGACATCAACAAGGGCTTCGATCTGATGCATGAGGGAAAGTCGATCCGCTCGGTGGTGGTTTACTGA
- a CDS encoding DUF1428 domain-containing protein — MSYVEGFLVAVPAANKELYRKHAQEAWSIFAEFGMSRLVEGWGDDVPDGKVTDFKRAVELKPDEVALFSWFELPSKEVREAANQKLMTDPRMQQMGQMPFDGMRMVFGGFSVMVDEGPGGKMGHIDGYVLAVPKANKEAYREMAAKAAPVFLDHGATRVVECWEDDVKDGKVTDFRRAVKATKDEAIVFSWVEWPSKEAREKGWPKLMEDERMKYDPASTPFDGQRMIYGTFTPIVDETVKGEKRKTA, encoded by the coding sequence ATGTCATATGTCGAGGGATTTCTGGTTGCCGTGCCGGCCGCCAACAAGGAGCTCTATCGCAAGCATGCGCAGGAGGCGTGGTCCATATTCGCCGAATTCGGCATGAGCCGCCTGGTCGAAGGCTGGGGCGACGACGTGCCGGACGGCAAGGTAACGGACTTCAAGCGTGCCGTGGAATTGAAGCCGGACGAAGTGGCGCTTTTTTCCTGGTTCGAACTTCCTTCGAAGGAAGTGCGCGAAGCAGCAAACCAGAAGCTCATGACCGATCCACGCATGCAGCAAATGGGACAGATGCCCTTCGATGGCATGCGCATGGTCTTTGGCGGCTTTTCGGTGATGGTGGATGAAGGCCCGGGCGGCAAGATGGGACACATCGACGGTTATGTTCTCGCTGTGCCGAAAGCCAACAAGGAAGCTTATCGGGAGATGGCGGCGAAAGCCGCGCCCGTCTTCCTCGATCACGGCGCAACGCGCGTTGTCGAGTGCTGGGAAGACGATGTGAAGGACGGCAAGGTAACCGATTTCCGTCGCGCGGTGAAAGCAACGAAAGACGAGGCAATCGTCTTCTCCTGGGTCGAATGGCCTTCGAAGGAAGCGCGCGAGAAGGGCTGGCCGAAACTCATGGAAGACGAGCGCATGAAATACGATCCGGCATCCACACCCTTTGACGGGCAGCGCATGATCTATGGCACCTTCACGCCGATCGTCGATGAAACGGTGAAAGGCGAGAAGCGCAAGACCGCCTGA
- a CDS encoding flavin monoamine oxidase family protein, translated as MRTVDVAIVGAGAAGLAAARRADELGLSVFVFEAKPRIGGRAFTDTGTFGIPWDRGAHWLHSADANPLTRIADELGHPYLVRPRPFDGRFHLGQGWGGKEDWRAYRDEFENAMTRAVEAGEEGRDIVVSDLLDNASRWRRMVHHIFTAISGQPPSDISTADLAAYRDTEANWPLERGYGALLEAHYAGLPVELSTPVTGIDTSGTDIVLDTPRGTARARSLIVTVSTNVLASGTIRFTPALPVAVQTALAGVPTGSANKVAFHFRGDVFGLPDTSYVNFMDERDAARPACSFQIRPFGTNLAIAYLGGDLADNLERAGEAEMVDFARAVLGDMFGTGIFKELAGVAATAWTTDPHTRGAYSCALPGEARQRAVLAEPVSERFFLAGEAVSADWFSTVQGAHVTGIEAADRAAAFLGRAIAEARGR; from the coding sequence ATGAGAACCGTGGATGTGGCGATTGTCGGCGCGGGTGCGGCGGGCCTCGCTGCTGCGCGGCGGGCCGATGAGCTCGGGCTTTCCGTTTTTGTGTTCGAAGCGAAGCCGCGCATAGGCGGCCGCGCCTTCACAGATACCGGTACATTCGGCATCCCATGGGATCGCGGTGCGCATTGGCTTCACTCGGCGGATGCCAATCCGCTGACGCGGATTGCCGATGAGTTGGGACATCCCTATCTCGTGCGTCCTCGCCCGTTCGACGGCAGGTTTCATCTCGGCCAGGGCTGGGGCGGCAAGGAAGACTGGCGCGCCTATCGCGACGAATTCGAAAATGCGATGACGCGCGCCGTAGAGGCGGGTGAGGAGGGGAGGGACATCGTCGTTTCCGACCTGCTCGACAATGCTTCCCGCTGGCGGCGCATGGTGCATCACATCTTCACGGCGATTTCGGGTCAGCCGCCGAGCGACATCTCGACAGCCGACCTTGCCGCCTATCGCGATACGGAGGCGAACTGGCCGCTGGAGCGCGGCTACGGTGCACTTCTGGAAGCGCATTATGCGGGGCTTCCGGTGGAGCTCTCGACCCCTGTGACCGGGATCGACACCAGCGGCACTGACATCGTGCTCGATACGCCACGCGGGACGGCGCGCGCCCGCAGCCTCATCGTCACGGTTTCGACCAATGTGCTTGCTTCCGGCACGATCCGTTTCACCCCGGCCTTGCCCGTAGCGGTGCAAACGGCGCTTGCGGGCGTGCCCACCGGTAGCGCGAACAAGGTAGCGTTTCATTTCCGCGGCGATGTATTCGGTCTTCCCGATACCAGCTATGTGAATTTCATGGATGAGCGCGATGCAGCGCGCCCCGCCTGTTCGTTTCAGATCAGGCCCTTCGGGACGAACCTCGCCATCGCCTATCTCGGCGGCGATCTCGCGGACAATCTCGAGCGTGCCGGCGAAGCGGAGATGGTGGATTTCGCCCGTGCCGTTCTTGGCGACATGTTCGGCACCGGCATCTTCAAGGAGCTGGCCGGCGTTGCCGCGACTGCATGGACCACCGACCCGCACACGCGCGGCGCCTATTCATGCGCGCTGCCCGGTGAAGCCCGCCAGCGCGCGGTGCTCGCGGAGCCCGTGAGCGAGCGGTTCTTTCTCGCCGGAGAGGCGGTTTCTGCCGATTGGTTCTCCACCGTTCAGGGCGCGCATGTCACCGGCATCGAAGCGGCGGACAGGGCGGCCGCTTTTCTCGGCCGTGCCATTGCGGAGGCGCGCGGGCGTTGA
- the apbC gene encoding iron-sulfur cluster carrier protein ApbC, whose amino-acid sequence MTRVTRDDIAAALAGVTDDESGKDVMSAGIVQGLVVREGHVGFSLEVDPAKGAAKEPLRKACEYAVKQLPGVLSVTAVLTAHRGTASPAATKGHSHPHSHGGERQQRAPQGAISIPGVKAIIAVASGKGGVGKSTVAVNLALALSKLGRRVGLLDADIYGPSIPRMMGIKGKPESRDGKKLIPMKNYGIETMSIGYLVAEDAPAIWRGPMVQSALTQMMMDVEWSELDVLVVDMPPGTGDAQLTMAQRVPLAGAVIVSTPQDIALIDARKGYAMFEKTHVPVFGIVENMAYFISPGSGEKSYIFGQGGARRMAETLGCDFLGEVPLHMTIREKSDNGEPVVATAPDSEEARPFIEIARRVAMHLDMALGASARKAPSITIED is encoded by the coding sequence ATGACCCGCGTGACCCGGGACGATATTGCCGCCGCGCTCGCGGGCGTAACCGACGACGAGAGCGGCAAGGACGTGATGAGCGCCGGGATCGTGCAGGGGCTTGTGGTCCGCGAGGGGCATGTGGGCTTTTCGCTGGAGGTCGATCCGGCCAAGGGCGCGGCGAAAGAGCCGCTGCGCAAGGCCTGCGAGTACGCGGTGAAGCAGCTTCCCGGTGTGCTGAGCGTGACGGCGGTGCTGACCGCTCATCGCGGAACCGCCTCGCCCGCCGCCACGAAGGGACATTCGCATCCGCACTCACACGGCGGCGAACGGCAGCAGCGCGCACCGCAGGGCGCGATCTCCATTCCCGGCGTGAAGGCGATCATCGCCGTGGCCAGCGGCAAGGGTGGCGTCGGTAAATCGACCGTTGCAGTCAATCTCGCCCTCGCCCTCTCGAAGCTCGGCCGCCGCGTCGGCCTGCTCGACGCGGATATTTACGGCCCCTCCATCCCCCGCATGATGGGTATCAAGGGCAAGCCGGAAAGCCGCGACGGCAAGAAACTCATCCCGATGAAGAACTACGGCATCGAGACCATGTCGATCGGCTATCTCGTCGCGGAAGACGCGCCCGCGATATGGCGGGGACCGATGGTGCAATCGGCGCTGACGCAGATGATGATGGATGTCGAGTGGAGCGAGCTCGACGTGCTTGTCGTCGACATGCCGCCCGGCACCGGCGATGCGCAGCTCACCATGGCGCAGCGCGTGCCGCTGGCCGGCGCCGTCATCGTCTCGACGCCGCAGGACATCGCCCTCATCGACGCGCGCAAGGGCTATGCGATGTTCGAGAAGACGCATGTGCCGGTCTTCGGCATTGTCGAGAACATGGCCTATTTCATCAGCCCCGGTTCGGGCGAGAAGTCCTACATCTTCGGCCAGGGCGGCGCGCGGCGCATGGCGGAGACGCTCGGCTGCGACTTCCTCGGCGAAGTGCCTCTCCACATGACGATCCGCGAGAAGTCGGACAATGGCGAGCCTGTCGTCGCCACCGCACCCGACAGCGAAGAAGCGCGGCCATTCATCGAAATTGCACGTCGCGTCGCCATGCATCTCGACATGGCGCTCGGCGCAAGCGCCCGCAAGGCGCCCTCCATTACCATCGAAGACTGA
- a CDS encoding SMP-30/gluconolactonase/LRE family protein, whose protein sequence is MAEMKLIADGLKFPEGPIAMPDGSVVLVEIARGTLTRVTAAGKVEVIAELGGGPNGAAIGPDGACYVCNDGGFEFHEVNGALVPGDAPADYSGGRIERVDLKTGEFKVLYKECNGIPLNGPNDIVFDKSGGFWFTDLGKGRGRTQDRGGLYYAKIDGSFIKEVVFPITSPNGVGLSPDEKTVYVADTIPGRLWAFDITAPGEVAPNPGPLPGRFVGSGPQLCFFDSLAVDAEGNICVATIFNAGITTFSPDGSKITHTPTDDFITTNICFGGKDLKTAYITLSSSGRLVSTDWPVAGLPLNFLNK, encoded by the coding sequence ATGGCGGAGATGAAACTCATTGCCGATGGCCTGAAGTTTCCGGAAGGCCCGATCGCAATGCCGGATGGAAGCGTCGTTCTCGTCGAGATCGCGCGCGGCACGCTGACGCGCGTCACGGCGGCGGGAAAAGTCGAAGTGATCGCGGAGCTTGGCGGCGGCCCGAACGGCGCGGCTATCGGGCCCGACGGTGCCTGCTATGTCTGCAATGATGGCGGCTTCGAATTCCATGAGGTCAACGGCGCGCTTGTGCCGGGCGATGCTCCGGCGGATTATTCGGGCGGCCGCATCGAGCGTGTCGATCTCAAGACCGGCGAATTCAAGGTGCTCTACAAGGAGTGCAACGGCATTCCGCTGAACGGGCCGAACGACATCGTCTTCGACAAGTCGGGCGGCTTCTGGTTCACCGATCTTGGCAAGGGGCGCGGCCGCACGCAGGATCGTGGCGGGCTCTACTACGCAAAGATCGACGGCTCGTTCATCAAGGAAGTCGTGTTTCCCATCACCTCGCCGAACGGCGTCGGCCTCTCGCCCGACGAAAAGACGGTTTATGTCGCCGACACGATCCCCGGCCGTCTCTGGGCCTTCGACATTACGGCGCCGGGTGAAGTTGCGCCCAATCCCGGCCCGCTGCCCGGCCGCTTTGTCGGTTCCGGCCCGCAGCTCTGCTTCTTCGACAGCCTTGCAGTCGATGCGGAAGGCAATATCTGCGTCGCGACGATCTTCAACGCCGGCATCACGACCTTCTCACCTGACGGTTCGAAGATTACCCATACGCCGACGGATGATTTCATCACCACAAATATCTGTTTCGGCGGCAAGGATCTGAAGACGGCCTATATCACGCTTTCTTCCAGCGGACGGCTTGTCTCCACGGACTGGCCGGTGGCGGGGTTGCCTCTCAACTTCCTCAACAAATGA
- the fghA gene encoding S-formylglutathione hydrolase — MTVETLESHRCFGGTVSICRHQSAATGTPMRFSIFVPEGKGPFPTVTFLAGLTCTEENFTVKAGAYGKAAELGLAIIAPDTSPRGSGVADDPAYDLGQGAGFYIDATEKPWAPHFAMESYIARDLPAAVRDNFPVDGKRQSITGHSMGGHGALTLALKYPDHYHSVSAFAPIVSPTRCPWGEKAFTAYLGADRSSWAAHDASALMMSGSAVGHFDDILIDQGLDDSFLEKELKPELFEDACATHRQKLTLRRHAGYDHSYYFIQSFIGEHLEFHARHLA, encoded by the coding sequence ATGACGGTTGAGACGCTTGAAAGTCATCGTTGCTTCGGCGGCACGGTGAGCATCTGCCGCCACCAGTCGGCGGCAACAGGCACGCCGATGCGGTTTTCCATTTTCGTACCGGAAGGGAAGGGACCTTTCCCCACCGTGACCTTTCTTGCCGGTCTCACCTGTACGGAAGAAAACTTCACGGTGAAGGCCGGCGCTTATGGCAAGGCGGCTGAGCTTGGCCTTGCCATCATTGCGCCGGATACAAGTCCGCGTGGAAGCGGCGTGGCGGACGATCCGGCCTATGATCTTGGGCAGGGCGCAGGTTTTTATATCGATGCGACGGAAAAGCCGTGGGCGCCGCATTTCGCCATGGAAAGCTATATCGCGCGCGATCTGCCGGCGGCGGTTCGGGATAATTTTCCCGTGGACGGGAAGCGCCAGAGCATTACCGGTCATTCGATGGGCGGGCATGGCGCGCTCACCCTCGCGCTCAAATATCCCGATCACTATCATTCCGTATCCGCTTTCGCGCCGATTGTTTCGCCCACCCGCTGTCCCTGGGGCGAGAAGGCATTCACCGCCTATCTCGGCGCGGACCGTTCCTCCTGGGCTGCGCATGATGCGTCGGCGTTGATGATGAGCGGCAGCGCCGTCGGGCATTTCGACGATATTCTGATCGATCAGGGACTCGATGACAGTTTTCTGGAGAAGGAACTGAAACCTGAACTCTTCGAGGACGCCTGCGCGACGCACCGGCAGAAGCTCACGCTTCGCCGCCATGCGGGCTACGATCATTCCTACTATTTCATTCAGTCCTTCATCGGCGAGCATCTGGAGTTTCACGCCCGGCATCTCGCATGA